The proteins below are encoded in one region of Oryzias melastigma strain HK-1 linkage group LG9, ASM292280v2, whole genome shotgun sequence:
- the hnrnpk gene encoding heterogeneous nuclear ribonucleoprotein K isoform X1, which translates to METEIDQQEETSFGNTETNGKRPAEDADEHKSFKRSRNSDEMVELRILLQSKNAGAVIGKGGKNIKALRSDYNASVSVPDSSGPERILSISADIETVGEILLKIIPTLEEYQQYNGMDFDCELRLLIHQSLAGSIIGVKGAKIKELRENTKTSIKLFQECCPQSTDRVVLVGGKSERVVECVKTMLELISEAPIKGRTQPYDPNFYDETYEYGGFTMFEERGGGRRLMGSFPMRGSRSSGDRGYDRMPSSRVGRGPLHPSRRDYDDISPRRGPPPPHHSRVVRPSGRSRNMPMGHPHRGGDDRYYDSYRGSDERSNDRRSRPDRYSDNMSGGYDNSSSWDSYQSGGRGSYNDMGGPVITTQVTIPKDLAGSIIGKGGQRIKQIRHESGASIKIDEPLEGSEDRIITITGTQDQIQNAQYLLQNSVKQYSGHLL; encoded by the exons ATGGAGACAGAAATCGATCAGCAGGAGGAAACCTCATTTGGCAACACAGAAACTAATG GTAAGCGTCCTGCTGAGGATGCAGATGAGCATAAATCATTCAAGCGCTCCAGGAACTCTGATGAAATGGTTGAGCTGCGCATTCTCCTGCAGAGCAAA AATGCTGGAGCTGTAATTGGAAAAGGtggcaaaaacattaaagctcTTCGCTCAGAT TACAATGCCAGTGTGTCAGTCCCAGACAGCAGTGGGCCTGAGCG AATCCTGAGCATCAGTGCAGACATTGAGACTGTTGGTGAAATCCTGCTGAAGATTATCCCGACATTGGAAGAG TACCAGCAGTACAATGGCATGGATTTTGACTGTGAGCTGCGTCTGCTGATCCACCAGAGCCTGGCTGGCTCAATCATCGGGGTAAAGGGAGCCAAAATCAAAGAGCTCCGTGAg AACACAAAGACCAGCATCAAGCTGTTTCAGGAGTGCTGTCCTCAGTCGACAGATCGAGTTGTGCTTGTTGGTGGTAAAAGTGAACGGGTGGTGGAATGTGTCAAGACTATGTTGGAGCTCATCTCTGAA GCACCCATCAAGGGCCGCACACAGCCGTACGACCCTAACTTTTACGACGAAACGTATGAATACGGCGGTTTTACCATGTTCGAGGAACGAGGGGGCGGTCGCAGGCTCATGGGAAGTTTCCCCATGCGAGGAAGCAGGTCTAGCGGTGACCGCGGGTACGATCGAATGCCTTCCAGCAGGGTGGGGCGGGGTCCGCTGCATCCTTCCCGGCGTGACTATGATGACATCAGTCCCCGTCgaggtcctcctcctcctcaccacaGTAGGGTTGTCAGGCCGAGCGGCCGTTCTCGCAACATGCCCATGGGACACCCACACAGAGGAGG AGATGATCGTTACTATGATTCGTACCGTGGCTCAGATGAAAGGTCAAA TGACAGAAGAAGCAGACCGGATCGCTATAGCGATAATATG AGTGGTGGATATG ACAACAGTTCTTCTTGGGATAGCTACCAGTCAG GTGGACGTGGCTCCTATAATGATATGGGTGGCCCTGTCATCACCACACAAGTGACCATACCTAAAGAT CTGGCTGGCTCCATTATTGGTAAGGGAGGTCAAAGGATCAAGCAGATTCGGCATGAATCTGGAGCTTCCATCAAGATCGATGAACCTTTGGAAGGTTCTGAGGACCGAATCATTACCATTACGGGCACACAGGATCAGATCCAGAATGCCCAGTACCTTCTACAGAACAG
- the hnrnpk gene encoding heterogeneous nuclear ribonucleoprotein K isoform X2: METEIDQQEETSFGNTETNGKRPAEDADEHKSFKRSRNSDEMVELRILLQSKNAGAVIGKGGKNIKALRSDYNASVSVPDSSGPERILSISADIETVGEILLKIIPTLEEYQQYNGMDFDCELRLLIHQSLAGSIIGVKGAKIKELRENTKTSIKLFQECCPQSTDRVVLVGGKSERVVECVKTMLELISEAPIKGRTQPYDPNFYDETYEYGGFTMFEERGGGRRLMGSFPMRGSRSSGDRGYDRMPSSRVGRGPLHPSRRDYDDISPRRGPPPPHHSRVVRPSGRSRNMPMGHPHRGGDRRSRPDRYSDNMSGGYDNSSSWDSYQSGGRGSYNDMGGPVITTQVTIPKDLAGSIIGKGGQRIKQIRHESGASIKIDEPLEGSEDRIITITGTQDQIQNAQYLLQNSVKQYSGHLL, encoded by the exons ATGGAGACAGAAATCGATCAGCAGGAGGAAACCTCATTTGGCAACACAGAAACTAATG GTAAGCGTCCTGCTGAGGATGCAGATGAGCATAAATCATTCAAGCGCTCCAGGAACTCTGATGAAATGGTTGAGCTGCGCATTCTCCTGCAGAGCAAA AATGCTGGAGCTGTAATTGGAAAAGGtggcaaaaacattaaagctcTTCGCTCAGAT TACAATGCCAGTGTGTCAGTCCCAGACAGCAGTGGGCCTGAGCG AATCCTGAGCATCAGTGCAGACATTGAGACTGTTGGTGAAATCCTGCTGAAGATTATCCCGACATTGGAAGAG TACCAGCAGTACAATGGCATGGATTTTGACTGTGAGCTGCGTCTGCTGATCCACCAGAGCCTGGCTGGCTCAATCATCGGGGTAAAGGGAGCCAAAATCAAAGAGCTCCGTGAg AACACAAAGACCAGCATCAAGCTGTTTCAGGAGTGCTGTCCTCAGTCGACAGATCGAGTTGTGCTTGTTGGTGGTAAAAGTGAACGGGTGGTGGAATGTGTCAAGACTATGTTGGAGCTCATCTCTGAA GCACCCATCAAGGGCCGCACACAGCCGTACGACCCTAACTTTTACGACGAAACGTATGAATACGGCGGTTTTACCATGTTCGAGGAACGAGGGGGCGGTCGCAGGCTCATGGGAAGTTTCCCCATGCGAGGAAGCAGGTCTAGCGGTGACCGCGGGTACGATCGAATGCCTTCCAGCAGGGTGGGGCGGGGTCCGCTGCATCCTTCCCGGCGTGACTATGATGACATCAGTCCCCGTCgaggtcctcctcctcctcaccacaGTAGGGTTGTCAGGCCGAGCGGCCGTTCTCGCAACATGCCCATGGGACACCCACACAGAGGAGG TGACAGAAGAAGCAGACCGGATCGCTATAGCGATAATATG AGTGGTGGATATG ACAACAGTTCTTCTTGGGATAGCTACCAGTCAG GTGGACGTGGCTCCTATAATGATATGGGTGGCCCTGTCATCACCACACAAGTGACCATACCTAAAGAT CTGGCTGGCTCCATTATTGGTAAGGGAGGTCAAAGGATCAAGCAGATTCGGCATGAATCTGGAGCTTCCATCAAGATCGATGAACCTTTGGAAGGTTCTGAGGACCGAATCATTACCATTACGGGCACACAGGATCAGATCCAGAATGCCCAGTACCTTCTACAGAACAG